In Bacteroides cellulosilyticus, the genomic stretch CCTCAGTATCAGCGCTTACTACCTCACTGCCCCTGAAGTGGAACTGAACCACGGCTTCTGCGACATGTTCCTCATGCCCGACCTGCAACGTTACCCCGAAGTGGCTCACAGCTATATCCTGGAACTGAAGTATCTGCCGGCAAAAGACTATGAAAGTAAAGGTGGACAACAGTGGCTGGATGCCGTAGATCAGATACACGGTTATGCCCAAGGGCCAAGGGTACAACAACTGGCACAGGGCACGCAGTTGCACTGTATCGTGATGCAATTCAGCGGATGGGAAATGGTAAAAGCAGAGGAGGTATAAACATCGCACTTTTATAAATGAGCATCACCCGGAAAAAGAAACAAAACGGACTTTTCTATACGAAAGCCGAAGAGAGAATAAATACCCTCTCGCACGCCGCAGGCATCCTGATGGGGATTATTGTCGGTACAATATTTCTCGTAAAAAGTTATCAGAGTGGAAACTTCTGGGCTGTATTCGGCATCTGGCTCTATCTTTTCGGCATGCTCGGCTCTTACGTTGCCTCTACCCTCTACCATGCGCTGAAATACCATAATCCCTGGAAAAAGCGATTGCGGAATTGGGACCATGCGGCCATTTACTGGCATATTGCGGGCAGTTATTCACCCGTCACGCTCATTGCACTACGCGAGAATGGTGCCTGGGGATGGGGATTATTCGGTTTTGTCTGGTTATGTGCCATCATCGGCACCATCGTGAGTTTCCGCAAAATGGAGGAACATAGCAATGTAGAGACAATCTGCTTCATCGTTATGGGGCTGTCCGTACTGGTTGCCTTCAAACCTCTATATGCCGTTGCCGCAGGAACGTGCTACTGGATGATTGGTGAAGGCATCTGTTACATCACCGGAGCAGTGTTTTACTCTTTCCGGCAGCGCTATATGCATTCTGTATTTCATTTCTTCGTATTGGGAGGTTCGGTGTGCCACATGATGGCGGTGTGGCTGATTTTATAGTCACTACCCACTGCTAAAATATATTAATAATCCTCCCTCTTCCTTGTTTTTCTCCTCAGCTTCCCTTACGTTTGCAGTGTTGTACATCAGTGCAACACTTAAGAAACTATGATAAAGATAGAAAACATCAGCTACGGCTACAAGTCTAACCGTCCTATTTTCAATGACATATCTTTGGAGATAGGCAACGGAATATACGGACTTCTGGGAGAGAACGGTGTAGGTAAAACCACACTGATACATCTCCTTTGCGGACTACTTTTTCCTTGGAAAGGAGAATGCAGCATTGATGGGATGAATCCGGCAAAAAGAGAACCCGCCTTATTGAGCCGTTACTTCTTTCTGCCCGAAGAAATGCAGATGCCTTCCGAAAGCATTTCCGCTTTTGCCACACGGCATTCCGCTTTCTATCCTCACTTCAACTACAAAGAGTTTGAACAGAATCTTGAAGAACTGAAGATTGACAGGAAGCAGAAACTATCCGCAGTCTCCTACGGTCAGCAAAAAAAGGCGATGCTGGCATATGCCTTTGCACTACATACCCCGCTCCTGATACTCGACGAGCCTACAAACGGACTGGACATCACATCCCGACAAGCTCTGAAACGTATCATCAGCCGCAGCATAGATGATGACAGTACGCTCCTCATCTCCACCCATCAGGCACACGACTTCGAGAACCTGCTGGATCACCTCATCATCCTCGGCGAAAGCGAAGTCTTACTGAACCGTTCATTGGACGAAATCAGCCAGCGCCTCCTCTTTGCCCGGACAGACAGTCTGCCCGAAGACAGCATTTACAGCGAACAGGAATTACCCGGATATTTCTCCGTGTTGCCTAATGAAGAGGAAGAAGAAAATACACCGGATATAGAACTGCTGTACAAAGCAGTGCTGCAAGTGCCGGAAAAGATAAAATCAATGTTCAAATAAACAAAGAATATGAATGCAACCTTCAACCTGAAACGTTTCTTCCTGCTGGAACAGTACAAGAAACAGGAAACCGGCCGACACTTGCTTTGGAGTGCCGGCATTGTGCTGGGCATTTGTCTTCTCTGCATGATGTATGATATCAACAAAGGCTCAAGCTATTACATCGAACATACACAGGCTTTCTCCCTCAGCCGCTACGTGCTGTGGTTTCTCTGCATCGCCCCCTGCCTGTTGGAGATAAATATCACCAAACAGACCTCCACTCTATACCTGTTGATGCCCGCTTCCGTTTTTGAGAAGTTCCTGCACTTGTGGATGAAGTATCTACTCGTACTCCCGCTGTTCTGTTTCTTGCTGATAACAAGCATAAAAGGGTTACTAATACTCTCAGGCACTGACTACCTACAACACTTCGGCAGCCACATTGAATTTCACCTGATAGAAAAAGACCAGATACTGTCATGCAGCTTGATGCAAGGAACTTTTTTCCTCGGATGCATAGCCTTCAAACGCCAGAAGCTGATAAATTCTTTCATCGTTTTGTGTTCCTGCTTCATTCTCATTTTCGGGATTATACTCTCAATGACATTGTGGGAACCTGCCGACAGCCATGGATATTGGATAGCAAACATAGCCTATCCCATCTATAATTTCCCGATAAGCAGCACGTCAGAAGCCATTATTGCTTTCTGCAACTACGGCACCCCTGTCCTGTTCAGCATCGGAATATGGATATCGAGTTACTTCCTGCTCAAAGAAAAACAACTGTAAGCTATGGACTTCAAGACCAATAAACCGATATACCAACAGATTGTAGACTTCTGTTTCAGCAAGATACTCACCCGTGAGTGGACGGCGGGCGAACGAATAGTCTCGGTCAGGGAGCTTTCCACGCAGCTTGCCGTGAACTCGCGCACCGTGCTGAAAGCCTACGAATACCTGCAAGCGGAGGACATTATCTATCCCGAACGGGGCATGGGCTTCTTTCTTTCAAAGGATGCCATGAAGAAAGTGATGAAGATACAGAAGAAAGAATTCTTTGAAAACCAGCTTGCCGACCTGTTCAACATTATGGACCTGCTTGGCATCAGCATAGATGAAATAACAGAACGATATAATAAACTTAAAAACAGCAGTTCATGAAGAGATACGCAAAGACAGCATTATTGATTACCTTCGGACTCATCTTCGTACTCATCATAGTCAAAGTTTTTACTCTGATGTACGAACTGAATTCCGCTGTACAGTCTTAACTTTTACAGCCTCGACGCCGAAAGTATAAACATCTGAAATACAAGCTATAGAATCTTCCCTAACAGGGAGGAGTGCCTTTTACATCTCTAATCAAACAGTAATCTACTAACAGGAACGAATATGAAAACAAAACTATTTTTACTACTGGCTGTCCTCTCCGTACTCAGTACGCAGGCACAGACCCTCACAATCAAAGGACGTGTTACGGATACTTCGCAAGAAGCCATCATAGCCGCCAATGTATCGCTATGGACCACGGACTCCACTCTGGTGACCGGAGTGACTTCGGACACACAGGGTAAGTTTGCCCTCAATAAAATCAAGGCGGGCAACTACCGCCTCGCCATTACTTTTATCGGCTATCAAAGTGAAGTCATCCTGCTGAAACTGAACAACAACCTCGACTTGGGCGACGTGCAGTTGCAGGAAGACGCTGTCAGTCTGGGTGAAGTGACCGTATCCGCCAGCAATGTGCTTCAACGCGTGGACCGTCAGATTATCCTGCCCACCGAGAGCCAGCTGAAACGCTCGTTCGGCGCCTACGACCTACTGAACAATCTCGGCATCGCCCGCCTGCAAGTGGACAACTTGAGCAACAGCATGAGCGTCAGCGGCGGCGGAGCCGTGCAAACCCGCATCAACGGCATTAAGGTGACGGACAAGGAAATAGCCGCCGTCAGAGCCAAAGACGTGCTGCGCGTGGAGTTCATTGAAGACCCCGGCAAACAATACGGTGACGACGAACTGGGTGCCGTAGTCAATATTATCCTGCGTCGCCGCGAAACGGGTGGTGTGGTAAACTTCCAGCTTTCCGACTCACCCCATACCCTGTGGGGAGAGAATTTCCTGAGTGCGAAGTTCAACTACAAGAACTCCGAATGGGGCATCGACTACTTCAACAAGAATGGCAAATACCACAGCCGCCTCGAATCTCACGAAACTTTCTATTTGGGCGACCGTACCATCGACCGCATCAAGGAAGGTATCGAAGACGAATCTCCCGCACTCAGTTTCATCAACAACCTGAATCTGACTTACAATCTGACAAAAGCGGACAAGTATGTATTCAACGCCATCTTTCGCAATAACCTCAACAACACTCCCTATCAAAATGAACTGAACCGGATGTGGGCAGTGGGCAGCACAGAGTCCATCTATTCGTACGTCAACAACCATACGTCCAGTTATTCTCCGGCACTCGACCTTTACTTCCAGCACACCCTACCCCATCAGCAAAGCATACAGATGAATGTGACGGGAACGCTTATCCACACCAAGAACAACCGTAAATATAAGGAGTACAAGAACGAGAATACACCGTTGGCGGATATTCAGACACTGGTGGATGGCGACAAACGCTCCATCATCGGTGAGGCCATTTATGAAAAGAGTTTCAAGGATGTAAAACTAAGCGGCGGTGCCCGCCACTATCAGATGAGGACGGAAAATGAGTACAAAGGTTCCAACCCCACTACTTCGAAAATGGACCAGTCGCAGACTTCCGCTTTCTTTGAGGTGCAGGGCAAGGTGAAGGATTTCAGTTATGCGGGTAGTGTGGGCATGACGCGCGCCTGGTTCAAGGAAAGCGACGAAGACCATGCTTACTATACCTTCACGCCTACCGTGCGATTGAGTTACAATTTGAAGAAAGCGGGCTTCCTGCGCTACCGGTTCAATATCAGTCCCGCCATACCGTCGCTTGGTTCGTTGACGGATGTGGAGCAGGCTATAGATACGATACAGATAGTTCGTGGTAATCCGTTGCTGAAAACATATCAGCAGTTCACGAACTCTTTGTCTTACAGCTATTCGAAGAAGCAGTTCAATGCCAATCTGAGCGTGCGCCACCAGTATTACGACAGTCCCATCATGGAAAGTATCTTCGTTGAGGACGGGAAACTGATATTGAAAGATGAAAACCAACGGTCGTTCCAAAGCCTGAATGCGGAACTGATGATTGGTACCAATGGCGCAACGCTGTTCGGGCTGAAAGATTTCCTGACGCTTTATGCTTCGGGAGGATATACCCGCAGTTGGTCGGAGGGGCTGGAATACAGTCACACGTACGATGAATTCTATTACAGTGTGATGGCGCAACTGCAATACAAAGGGTTCTCCTTGCTCGGGCAGTTCCGGAAGGTGCAGAATAACTTCTTTGGTGAAACCATTAAGAAGAATGAGAATCAGACCGCATTTATGGCAATGTATGCCAAGCAGAACTTTCAGGCAGGGATCGGTGTTCTGTTTCCTTTCACCAATAATTATAAGGTGGGAAAAGAACGCATCAGTGAGGTGGCTCCCTTCCGTTCGGAAACTTTTGTGAAGGAGACGGGGCAGATGTTCATACTCCGTGTAGGCTATACGTTTGAGTTCGGCCGCAAACACAAAGCCGGAAACAAGGGATTGAACAATAGCGATACGGACAGCGGTATCATTGATATGCAGAGATAAATGAAGTAAATTCTTATCGAAATATGGCTTTATTTCAACCCGCTTTGTGAAAAGAGGGAGCCCACAGGGCGAGGCGACGGAATTATACGAAATTGCTTCATGTATAATTCATTAATTACCTGACTGCCGCCTCCCCTGCGGGCATTTTTATGAACACCTTCTTGTGCTGTATAGTGGGGAAAGAAAACGGCAAGAGTGATTCGCTACGTCAACGATGGGTAAACATACGAAGAAAAGTCCTTTCGTTATTGTTATGACTTTTCCTCATATTGTCTTTTATCCAGTACTTATTCGTCCATCGGCTCCCGATTTACCCCGCAGCTTCGCATGGCTTTTCAGCACCTTACAGATACTTTCATAATCAATTAGAAAACAGGCAATTGTAGTTTTCTACACATAGGAAACGAGCGTTCCCATAAGGAGAAACTGCCGTTTCCATTAAGAGAAACGTCCGTCCCCATTAGAGGAAACTGGAATTCCCACGAGCAGATGATGTGTACTGGTTTTAGTTGACAACTTCGTTTGTTATAACTGGATTAGTTTACTCAATATACTTTAATATCTAAACAGGTTTACTTTTGTTTTTCTTATTCCTATTTTAGTTGTCTTTTGTTGGTGCTTGCAAATTTATGCATCTTCCTTTATTTACGCAAGCCTTTTTCAGGAAAATGTAATGTTGCCAACAAACAAAAACTCTTCGGTCGGGGATCGCCCTAGCGGCAAGGGGCGGGACCACCCGTCCCGACGAGCGGGTATTATGCTGTAAATTCTACCGTTTCTCTGAGCACTTCCATAGGTGTCCTCATGTTTATCCCTTGATGAGGCCGCACATGATTATATACATATACAGCATCTTCAATGCGCTTGCTTACTTGCTCGAAGCTCTCATCATCACAGTCGAATAGCCAACCGTTTTTAATGGTGTTGTTCATTCTTTCAGCCAATGCATTATGCAAAGGATCACCACACTGCGTCATACTGATGTTGATTTGATGCTCTTTAAGCCTCTCTACATATTTATTTGAGCAATACTGGACACCCCGGTCGGAATGATGAATAAGAGTGCTCATGTCTATGTGATACTTCTCATAGAATGATATTGCCATCTCCAAAGCTTTCAAGGGTCCCTCCGTCTCAAGAGTTTTGTAAAGCGCATATCCCACGATGGCACGACTTGCCGCATCGGTAAGCAACGAGAGGTAAGCCCAGCCCTGACCGGTGTTTACGTAGGTTATATCCGCCACTACCATAGCGCCCAATCGCGTAGCGACAAATTTGGGTGTAACATTCAACAGATCGGGGTAGATATAGTAATTATGGTTCGAATTCGTTGTTTTAGGACGCTTGCGACTTGTACGTTGACACAAACCATTGGAGCGAAAAATGTCATAACAACGATCACGACCGATAACCATCTTTGGTCCAAACTTACTCACGCAGCAGGCGTATAACTCGCGCATACCAGCTTTGGGCATGAGTTCCAACAGTTCCTTGCAGTACAACACGATGCTTGTGGTAAGGATATCAAC encodes the following:
- the trhA gene encoding PAQR family membrane homeostasis protein TrhA, with translation MSITRKKKQNGLFYTKAEERINTLSHAAGILMGIIVGTIFLVKSYQSGNFWAVFGIWLYLFGMLGSYVASTLYHALKYHNPWKKRLRNWDHAAIYWHIAGSYSPVTLIALRENGAWGWGLFGFVWLCAIIGTIVSFRKMEEHSNVETICFIVMGLSVLVAFKPLYAVAAGTCYWMIGEGICYITGAVFYSFRQRYMHSVFHFFVLGGSVCHMMAVWLIL
- a CDS encoding ATP-binding cassette domain-containing protein, yielding MIKIENISYGYKSNRPIFNDISLEIGNGIYGLLGENGVGKTTLIHLLCGLLFPWKGECSIDGMNPAKREPALLSRYFFLPEEMQMPSESISAFATRHSAFYPHFNYKEFEQNLEELKIDRKQKLSAVSYGQQKKAMLAYAFALHTPLLILDEPTNGLDITSRQALKRIISRSIDDDSTLLISTHQAHDFENLLDHLIILGESEVLLNRSLDEISQRLLFARTDSLPEDSIYSEQELPGYFSVLPNEEEEENTPDIELLYKAVLQVPEKIKSMFK
- a CDS encoding GntR family transcriptional regulator, yielding MDFKTNKPIYQQIVDFCFSKILTREWTAGERIVSVRELSTQLAVNSRTVLKAYEYLQAEDIIYPERGMGFFLSKDAMKKVMKIQKKEFFENQLADLFNIMDLLGISIDEITERYNKLKNSSS
- a CDS encoding TonB-dependent receptor; translation: MKTKLFLLLAVLSVLSTQAQTLTIKGRVTDTSQEAIIAANVSLWTTDSTLVTGVTSDTQGKFALNKIKAGNYRLAITFIGYQSEVILLKLNNNLDLGDVQLQEDAVSLGEVTVSASNVLQRVDRQIILPTESQLKRSFGAYDLLNNLGIARLQVDNLSNSMSVSGGGAVQTRINGIKVTDKEIAAVRAKDVLRVEFIEDPGKQYGDDELGAVVNIILRRRETGGVVNFQLSDSPHTLWGENFLSAKFNYKNSEWGIDYFNKNGKYHSRLESHETFYLGDRTIDRIKEGIEDESPALSFINNLNLTYNLTKADKYVFNAIFRNNLNNTPYQNELNRMWAVGSTESIYSYVNNHTSSYSPALDLYFQHTLPHQQSIQMNVTGTLIHTKNNRKYKEYKNENTPLADIQTLVDGDKRSIIGEAIYEKSFKDVKLSGGARHYQMRTENEYKGSNPTTSKMDQSQTSAFFEVQGKVKDFSYAGSVGMTRAWFKESDEDHAYYTFTPTVRLSYNLKKAGFLRYRFNISPAIPSLGSLTDVEQAIDTIQIVRGNPLLKTYQQFTNSLSYSYSKKQFNANLSVRHQYYDSPIMESIFVEDGKLILKDENQRSFQSLNAELMIGTNGATLFGLKDFLTLYASGGYTRSWSEGLEYSHTYDEFYYSVMAQLQYKGFSLLGQFRKVQNNFFGETIKKNENQTAFMAMYAKQNFQAGIGVLFPFTNNYKVGKERISEVAPFRSETFVKETGQMFILRVGYTFEFGRKHKAGNKGLNNSDTDSGIIDMQR
- a CDS encoding IS3 family transposase; translated protein: MSQRHSTRRKHGCIKFLCDYFGITRQGYYKHVNRHLEVDILTTSIVLYCKELLELMPKAGMRELYACCVSKFGPKMVIGRDRCYDIFRSNGLCQRTSRKRPKTTNSNHNYYIYPDLLNVTPKFVATRLGAMVVADITYVNTGQGWAYLSLLTDAASRAIVGYALYKTLETEGPLKALEMAISFYEKYHIDMSTLIHHSDRGVQYCSNKYVERLKEHQINISMTQCGDPLHNALAERMNNTIKNGWLFDCDDESFEQVSKRIEDAVYVYNHVRPHQGINMRTPMEVLRETVEFTA